One genomic window of Medicago truncatula cultivar Jemalong A17 chromosome 1, MtrunA17r5.0-ANR, whole genome shotgun sequence includes the following:
- the LOC11440742 gene encoding ribulose-1,5 bisphosphate carboxylase/oxygenase large subunit N-methyltransferase, chloroplastic isoform X7: MSFRVATLRRWSLHTVVFNFSSSPSPQFQSHSVLHNFLPWLENKASSTISSSLSISNSSYGNSLFASKSIQTGDCILQVPYSLQLTPDNLPPEIKPFISEDVGNIAKLATVLLIHKNLGQDSEWHPYISCLPPQAEMHNTIFWNESELEMIRQSSVYQETIYQKSQIEKDFLEIKPVFQPFCQSFGDFTWKDFMHACTLVGSRAWGSTKGLSLIPFADFLNHDGISEAIVMSDDDNKCSEVFSDRDYVPGEQVLIRYGKFSNATLMLDFGFTIPYNIYDQVQIQYDIPKYDPLRHTKLELLQQYFVPPTKDAKGSKYSVNSFAIKA; this comes from the exons ATGTCATTTCGCGTTGCAACCCTCCGTCGCTGGTCTCTGCATACCGTTGTTTTCaatttctcttcttctccttctccccAATTTCAATCTCACTCCGTTCTCCACAATTTTTTGCCATGGTTGGAGAACAAAGCTTCTTCCACCATTTCTTCTTCCCTTTCCATTTCCAATTCTTCATATGGAAACTCCTTGTTTGCTTCTAAATCAATACAAACCGGTGATTGCATTTTACAAGTTCCTTATTCTCTG CAATTAACTCCGGATAATCTCCCTCCTGAAATCAAACCTTTTATCAGTGAAGATGTTGGAAATATTGCAAAACTTGCTACTGTTCTTTTAATTCACAAGAATTTGGGCCAG GACTCTGAATGGCATCCTTATATCAGCTGTCTTCCCCCGCAAGCCGAAATGCATAATACG ATATTTTGGAATGAAAGTGAGTTGGAGATGATTCGTCAAAGTTCAGTTTATCAGGAAACTATTTACCAAAAGTCTCAAATTGAAAAGGACTTTTTGGAAATCAAGCCT GTTTTTCAACCATTTTGTCAAAGTTTTGGAGATTTTACTTGGAAGGACTTCATGCACGCATGCACACTAG TTGGCTCTAGAGCATGGGGAAGCACAAAGGGTTTATCTCTG ATTCCATTTGCAGATTTCTTGAATCACGATGGGATTTCAGAAGCAATTGTAATGAGTGACGATGACAATAAATGCTCAGAA gTGTTCTCTGATCGTGATTATGTTCCTGGTGAACAG GTGCTTATAAGATATGGAAAGTTTTCAAATGCTACATTGATGCTGGACTTTGGTTTTACAATTCCATACAACATTTATGATCAG GTTCAGATCCAGTACGATATACCTAAGTATGATCCTCTGCGTCACACAAAATTGGAACTCTTGCAGCAATACTTTGTGCCTCCAACCAAAGATGCAAAGGGCTCAAAGTATTCCGTGAATTCCTTCGCAATCAA AGCTTAA
- the LOC11440742 gene encoding ribulose-1,5 bisphosphate carboxylase/oxygenase large subunit N-methyltransferase, chloroplastic isoform X1, translated as MSFRVATLRRWSLHTVVFNFSSSPSPQFQSHSVLHNFLPWLENKASSTISSSLSISNSSYGNSLFASKSIQTGDCILQVPYSLQLTPDNLPPEIKPFISEDVGNIAKLATVLLIHKNLGQDSEWHPYISCLPPQAEMHNTIFWNESELEMIRQSSVYQETIYQKSQIEKDFLEIKPVFQPFCQSFGDFTWKDFMHACTLVGSRAWGSTKGLSLIPFADFLNHDGISEAIVMSDDDNKCSEVFSDRDYVPGEQVLIRYGKFSNATLMLDFGFTIPYNIYDQVQIQYDIPKYDPLRHTKLELLQQYFVPPTKDAKGSKYSVNSFAIKEVKSAGGKGKGVPQSLRALARVLSCTTLQELNHLVMEAAQTDGRLARHPLQDRIKEIQAHKMLSSLFIQLIGEHNATITSLDSCDSSSSSERLPVRRQMARDLLHGELHILKSASTWLENYCFSLT; from the exons ATGTCATTTCGCGTTGCAACCCTCCGTCGCTGGTCTCTGCATACCGTTGTTTTCaatttctcttcttctccttctccccAATTTCAATCTCACTCCGTTCTCCACAATTTTTTGCCATGGTTGGAGAACAAAGCTTCTTCCACCATTTCTTCTTCCCTTTCCATTTCCAATTCTTCATATGGAAACTCCTTGTTTGCTTCTAAATCAATACAAACCGGTGATTGCATTTTACAAGTTCCTTATTCTCTG CAATTAACTCCGGATAATCTCCCTCCTGAAATCAAACCTTTTATCAGTGAAGATGTTGGAAATATTGCAAAACTTGCTACTGTTCTTTTAATTCACAAGAATTTGGGCCAG GACTCTGAATGGCATCCTTATATCAGCTGTCTTCCCCCGCAAGCCGAAATGCATAATACG ATATTTTGGAATGAAAGTGAGTTGGAGATGATTCGTCAAAGTTCAGTTTATCAGGAAACTATTTACCAAAAGTCTCAAATTGAAAAGGACTTTTTGGAAATCAAGCCT GTTTTTCAACCATTTTGTCAAAGTTTTGGAGATTTTACTTGGAAGGACTTCATGCACGCATGCACACTAG TTGGCTCTAGAGCATGGGGAAGCACAAAGGGTTTATCTCTG ATTCCATTTGCAGATTTCTTGAATCACGATGGGATTTCAGAAGCAATTGTAATGAGTGACGATGACAATAAATGCTCAGAA gTGTTCTCTGATCGTGATTATGTTCCTGGTGAACAG GTGCTTATAAGATATGGAAAGTTTTCAAATGCTACATTGATGCTGGACTTTGGTTTTACAATTCCATACAACATTTATGATCAG GTTCAGATCCAGTACGATATACCTAAGTATGATCCTCTGCGTCACACAAAATTGGAACTCTTGCAGCAATACTTTGTGCCTCCAACCAAAGATGCAAAGGGCTCAAAGTATTCCGTGAATTCCTTCGCAATCAA GGAGGTGAAGTCCGCTGGAGGAAAAGGGAAGGGTGTGCCGCAATCACTTCGTGCACTTGCTCGCGTTCTTTCTTGTACCACTCTTCAGG AGCTTAACCATTTGGTCATGGAGGCTGCGCAAACTGATGGTAGGCTGGCTAGGCACCCTTTACAGGATAGGATCAAAGAGATACAAGCACACAAGATGTTATCCTCCTTATTCATCCAATTAATTGGGGAGCACAATGCAACCATTACG TCATTAGATTCTTGCGATTCTTCATCCTCGAGTGAAAGACTTCCTGTTAGAAGACAAATGGCCCGAGATCTCTTACATGGCGAGCTTCACATTCTCAAATCTGCTTCTACCTGGCTGGAGAACTACTGTTTTTCCCTGACTTGA
- the LOC11440742 gene encoding ribulose-1,5 bisphosphate carboxylase/oxygenase large subunit N-methyltransferase, chloroplastic isoform X2: protein MSFRVATLRRWSLHTVVFNFSSSPSPQFQSHSVLHNFLPWLENKASSTISSSLSISNSSYGNSLFASKSIQTGDCILQVPYSLQLTPDNLPPEIKPFISEDVGNIAKLATVLLIHKNLGQDSEWHPYISCLPPQAEMHNTIFWNESELEMIRQSSVYQETIYQKSQIEKDFLEIKPVFQPFCQSFGDFTWKDFMHACTLVGSRAWGSTKGLSLIPFADFLNHDGISEAIVMSDDDNKCSEVFSDRDYVPGEQVLIRYGKFSNATLMLDFGFTIPYNIYDQIQYDIPKYDPLRHTKLELLQQYFVPPTKDAKGSKYSVNSFAIKEVKSAGGKGKGVPQSLRALARVLSCTTLQELNHLVMEAAQTDGRLARHPLQDRIKEIQAHKMLSSLFIQLIGEHNATITSLDSCDSSSSSERLPVRRQMARDLLHGELHILKSASTWLENYCFSLT, encoded by the exons ATGTCATTTCGCGTTGCAACCCTCCGTCGCTGGTCTCTGCATACCGTTGTTTTCaatttctcttcttctccttctccccAATTTCAATCTCACTCCGTTCTCCACAATTTTTTGCCATGGTTGGAGAACAAAGCTTCTTCCACCATTTCTTCTTCCCTTTCCATTTCCAATTCTTCATATGGAAACTCCTTGTTTGCTTCTAAATCAATACAAACCGGTGATTGCATTTTACAAGTTCCTTATTCTCTG CAATTAACTCCGGATAATCTCCCTCCTGAAATCAAACCTTTTATCAGTGAAGATGTTGGAAATATTGCAAAACTTGCTACTGTTCTTTTAATTCACAAGAATTTGGGCCAG GACTCTGAATGGCATCCTTATATCAGCTGTCTTCCCCCGCAAGCCGAAATGCATAATACG ATATTTTGGAATGAAAGTGAGTTGGAGATGATTCGTCAAAGTTCAGTTTATCAGGAAACTATTTACCAAAAGTCTCAAATTGAAAAGGACTTTTTGGAAATCAAGCCT GTTTTTCAACCATTTTGTCAAAGTTTTGGAGATTTTACTTGGAAGGACTTCATGCACGCATGCACACTAG TTGGCTCTAGAGCATGGGGAAGCACAAAGGGTTTATCTCTG ATTCCATTTGCAGATTTCTTGAATCACGATGGGATTTCAGAAGCAATTGTAATGAGTGACGATGACAATAAATGCTCAGAA gTGTTCTCTGATCGTGATTATGTTCCTGGTGAACAG GTGCTTATAAGATATGGAAAGTTTTCAAATGCTACATTGATGCTGGACTTTGGTTTTACAATTCCATACAACATTTATGATCAG ATCCAGTACGATATACCTAAGTATGATCCTCTGCGTCACACAAAATTGGAACTCTTGCAGCAATACTTTGTGCCTCCAACCAAAGATGCAAAGGGCTCAAAGTATTCCGTGAATTCCTTCGCAATCAA GGAGGTGAAGTCCGCTGGAGGAAAAGGGAAGGGTGTGCCGCAATCACTTCGTGCACTTGCTCGCGTTCTTTCTTGTACCACTCTTCAGG AGCTTAACCATTTGGTCATGGAGGCTGCGCAAACTGATGGTAGGCTGGCTAGGCACCCTTTACAGGATAGGATCAAAGAGATACAAGCACACAAGATGTTATCCTCCTTATTCATCCAATTAATTGGGGAGCACAATGCAACCATTACG TCATTAGATTCTTGCGATTCTTCATCCTCGAGTGAAAGACTTCCTGTTAGAAGACAAATGGCCCGAGATCTCTTACATGGCGAGCTTCACATTCTCAAATCTGCTTCTACCTGGCTGGAGAACTACTGTTTTTCCCTGACTTGA
- the LOC11440742 gene encoding ribulose-1,5 bisphosphate carboxylase/oxygenase large subunit N-methyltransferase, chloroplastic isoform X3: protein MSFRVATLRRWSLHTVVFNFSSSPSPQFQSHSVLHNFLPWLENKASSTISSSLSISNSSYGNSLFASKSIQTGDCILQVPYSLQLTPDNLPPEIKPFISEDVGNIAKLATVLLIHKNLGQDSEWHPYISCLPPQAEMHNTIFWNESELEMIRQSSVYQETIYQKSQIEKDFLEIKPVFQPFCQSFGDFTWKDFMHACTLVGSRAWGSTKGLSLIPFADFLNHDGISEAIVMSDDDNKCSEVFSDRDYVPGEQVLIRYGKFSNATLMLDFGFTIPYNIYDQVQIQYDIPKYDPLRHTKLELLQQYFVPPTKDAKGSKEVKSAGGKGKGVPQSLRALARVLSCTTLQELNHLVMEAAQTDGRLARHPLQDRIKEIQAHKMLSSLFIQLIGEHNATITSLDSCDSSSSSERLPVRRQMARDLLHGELHILKSASTWLENYCFSLT, encoded by the exons ATGTCATTTCGCGTTGCAACCCTCCGTCGCTGGTCTCTGCATACCGTTGTTTTCaatttctcttcttctccttctccccAATTTCAATCTCACTCCGTTCTCCACAATTTTTTGCCATGGTTGGAGAACAAAGCTTCTTCCACCATTTCTTCTTCCCTTTCCATTTCCAATTCTTCATATGGAAACTCCTTGTTTGCTTCTAAATCAATACAAACCGGTGATTGCATTTTACAAGTTCCTTATTCTCTG CAATTAACTCCGGATAATCTCCCTCCTGAAATCAAACCTTTTATCAGTGAAGATGTTGGAAATATTGCAAAACTTGCTACTGTTCTTTTAATTCACAAGAATTTGGGCCAG GACTCTGAATGGCATCCTTATATCAGCTGTCTTCCCCCGCAAGCCGAAATGCATAATACG ATATTTTGGAATGAAAGTGAGTTGGAGATGATTCGTCAAAGTTCAGTTTATCAGGAAACTATTTACCAAAAGTCTCAAATTGAAAAGGACTTTTTGGAAATCAAGCCT GTTTTTCAACCATTTTGTCAAAGTTTTGGAGATTTTACTTGGAAGGACTTCATGCACGCATGCACACTAG TTGGCTCTAGAGCATGGGGAAGCACAAAGGGTTTATCTCTG ATTCCATTTGCAGATTTCTTGAATCACGATGGGATTTCAGAAGCAATTGTAATGAGTGACGATGACAATAAATGCTCAGAA gTGTTCTCTGATCGTGATTATGTTCCTGGTGAACAG GTGCTTATAAGATATGGAAAGTTTTCAAATGCTACATTGATGCTGGACTTTGGTTTTACAATTCCATACAACATTTATGATCAG GTTCAGATCCAGTACGATATACCTAAGTATGATCCTCTGCGTCACACAAAATTGGAACTCTTGCAGCAATACTTTGTGCCTCCAACCAAAGATGCAAAGGGCTCAAA GGAGGTGAAGTCCGCTGGAGGAAAAGGGAAGGGTGTGCCGCAATCACTTCGTGCACTTGCTCGCGTTCTTTCTTGTACCACTCTTCAGG AGCTTAACCATTTGGTCATGGAGGCTGCGCAAACTGATGGTAGGCTGGCTAGGCACCCTTTACAGGATAGGATCAAAGAGATACAAGCACACAAGATGTTATCCTCCTTATTCATCCAATTAATTGGGGAGCACAATGCAACCATTACG TCATTAGATTCTTGCGATTCTTCATCCTCGAGTGAAAGACTTCCTGTTAGAAGACAAATGGCCCGAGATCTCTTACATGGCGAGCTTCACATTCTCAAATCTGCTTCTACCTGGCTGGAGAACTACTGTTTTTCCCTGACTTGA
- the LOC11440742 gene encoding ribulose-1,5 bisphosphate carboxylase/oxygenase large subunit N-methyltransferase, chloroplastic isoform X4: protein MSFRVATLRRWSLHTVVFNFSSSPSPQFQSHSVLHNFLPWLENKASSTISSSLSISNSSYGNSLFASKSIQTGDCILQVPYSLQLTPDNLPPEIKPFISEDVGNIAKLATVLLIHKNLGQDSEWHPYISCLPPQAEMHNTIFWNESELEMIRQSSVYQETIYQKSQIEKDFLEIKPVFQPFCQSFGDFTWKDFMHACTLVGSRAWGSTKGLSLIPFADFLNHDGISEAIVMSDDDNKCSEVFSDRDYVPGEQVLIRYGKFSNATLMLDFGFTIPYNIYDQIQYDIPKYDPLRHTKLELLQQYFVPPTKDAKGSKEVKSAGGKGKGVPQSLRALARVLSCTTLQELNHLVMEAAQTDGRLARHPLQDRIKEIQAHKMLSSLFIQLIGEHNATITSLDSCDSSSSSERLPVRRQMARDLLHGELHILKSASTWLENYCFSLT from the exons ATGTCATTTCGCGTTGCAACCCTCCGTCGCTGGTCTCTGCATACCGTTGTTTTCaatttctcttcttctccttctccccAATTTCAATCTCACTCCGTTCTCCACAATTTTTTGCCATGGTTGGAGAACAAAGCTTCTTCCACCATTTCTTCTTCCCTTTCCATTTCCAATTCTTCATATGGAAACTCCTTGTTTGCTTCTAAATCAATACAAACCGGTGATTGCATTTTACAAGTTCCTTATTCTCTG CAATTAACTCCGGATAATCTCCCTCCTGAAATCAAACCTTTTATCAGTGAAGATGTTGGAAATATTGCAAAACTTGCTACTGTTCTTTTAATTCACAAGAATTTGGGCCAG GACTCTGAATGGCATCCTTATATCAGCTGTCTTCCCCCGCAAGCCGAAATGCATAATACG ATATTTTGGAATGAAAGTGAGTTGGAGATGATTCGTCAAAGTTCAGTTTATCAGGAAACTATTTACCAAAAGTCTCAAATTGAAAAGGACTTTTTGGAAATCAAGCCT GTTTTTCAACCATTTTGTCAAAGTTTTGGAGATTTTACTTGGAAGGACTTCATGCACGCATGCACACTAG TTGGCTCTAGAGCATGGGGAAGCACAAAGGGTTTATCTCTG ATTCCATTTGCAGATTTCTTGAATCACGATGGGATTTCAGAAGCAATTGTAATGAGTGACGATGACAATAAATGCTCAGAA gTGTTCTCTGATCGTGATTATGTTCCTGGTGAACAG GTGCTTATAAGATATGGAAAGTTTTCAAATGCTACATTGATGCTGGACTTTGGTTTTACAATTCCATACAACATTTATGATCAG ATCCAGTACGATATACCTAAGTATGATCCTCTGCGTCACACAAAATTGGAACTCTTGCAGCAATACTTTGTGCCTCCAACCAAAGATGCAAAGGGCTCAAA GGAGGTGAAGTCCGCTGGAGGAAAAGGGAAGGGTGTGCCGCAATCACTTCGTGCACTTGCTCGCGTTCTTTCTTGTACCACTCTTCAGG AGCTTAACCATTTGGTCATGGAGGCTGCGCAAACTGATGGTAGGCTGGCTAGGCACCCTTTACAGGATAGGATCAAAGAGATACAAGCACACAAGATGTTATCCTCCTTATTCATCCAATTAATTGGGGAGCACAATGCAACCATTACG TCATTAGATTCTTGCGATTCTTCATCCTCGAGTGAAAGACTTCCTGTTAGAAGACAAATGGCCCGAGATCTCTTACATGGCGAGCTTCACATTCTCAAATCTGCTTCTACCTGGCTGGAGAACTACTGTTTTTCCCTGACTTGA
- the LOC11440742 gene encoding ribulose-1,5 bisphosphate carboxylase/oxygenase large subunit N-methyltransferase, chloroplastic isoform X6, which translates to MSFRVATLRRWSLHTVVFNFSSSPSPQFQSHSVLHNFLPWLENKASSTISSSLSISNSSYGNSLFASKSIQTGDCILQVPYSLQLTPDNLPPEIKPFISEDVGNIAKLATVLLIHKNLGQDSEWHPYISCLPPQAEMHNTIFWNESELEMIRQSSVYQETIYQKSQIEKDFLEIKPVFQPFCQSFGDFTWKDFMHACTLVGSRAWGSTKGLSLIPFADFLNHDGISEAIVMSDDDNKCSEVFSDRDYVPGEQVLIRYGKFSNATLMLDFGFTIPYNIYDQVQIQYDIPKYDPLRHTKLELLQQYFVPPTKDAKGSKYSVNSFAINIWPSDVAVIT; encoded by the exons ATGTCATTTCGCGTTGCAACCCTCCGTCGCTGGTCTCTGCATACCGTTGTTTTCaatttctcttcttctccttctccccAATTTCAATCTCACTCCGTTCTCCACAATTTTTTGCCATGGTTGGAGAACAAAGCTTCTTCCACCATTTCTTCTTCCCTTTCCATTTCCAATTCTTCATATGGAAACTCCTTGTTTGCTTCTAAATCAATACAAACCGGTGATTGCATTTTACAAGTTCCTTATTCTCTG CAATTAACTCCGGATAATCTCCCTCCTGAAATCAAACCTTTTATCAGTGAAGATGTTGGAAATATTGCAAAACTTGCTACTGTTCTTTTAATTCACAAGAATTTGGGCCAG GACTCTGAATGGCATCCTTATATCAGCTGTCTTCCCCCGCAAGCCGAAATGCATAATACG ATATTTTGGAATGAAAGTGAGTTGGAGATGATTCGTCAAAGTTCAGTTTATCAGGAAACTATTTACCAAAAGTCTCAAATTGAAAAGGACTTTTTGGAAATCAAGCCT GTTTTTCAACCATTTTGTCAAAGTTTTGGAGATTTTACTTGGAAGGACTTCATGCACGCATGCACACTAG TTGGCTCTAGAGCATGGGGAAGCACAAAGGGTTTATCTCTG ATTCCATTTGCAGATTTCTTGAATCACGATGGGATTTCAGAAGCAATTGTAATGAGTGACGATGACAATAAATGCTCAGAA gTGTTCTCTGATCGTGATTATGTTCCTGGTGAACAG GTGCTTATAAGATATGGAAAGTTTTCAAATGCTACATTGATGCTGGACTTTGGTTTTACAATTCCATACAACATTTATGATCAG GTTCAGATCCAGTACGATATACCTAAGTATGATCCTCTGCGTCACACAAAATTGGAACTCTTGCAGCAATACTTTGTGCCTCCAACCAAAGATGCAAAGGGCTCAAAGTATTCCGTGAATTCCTTCGCAATCAA TATTTGGCCATCTGATGTAGCTGTGATCACATAG
- the LOC11440742 gene encoding SET domain-containing protein 4 isoform X5 — protein sequence METPCLLLNQYKPQLTPDNLPPEIKPFISEDVGNIAKLATVLLIHKNLGQDSEWHPYISCLPPQAEMHNTIFWNESELEMIRQSSVYQETIYQKSQIEKDFLEIKPVFQPFCQSFGDFTWKDFMHACTLVGSRAWGSTKGLSLIPFADFLNHDGISEAIVMSDDDNKCSEVFSDRDYVPGEQVLIRYGKFSNATLMLDFGFTIPYNIYDQVQIQYDIPKYDPLRHTKLELLQQYFVPPTKDAKGSKYSVNSFAIKEVKSAGGKGKGVPQSLRALARVLSCTTLQELNHLVMEAAQTDGRLARHPLQDRIKEIQAHKMLSSLFIQLIGEHNATITSLDSCDSSSSSERLPVRRQMARDLLHGELHILKSASTWLENYCFSLT from the exons ATGGAAACTCCTTGTTTGCTTCTAAATCAATACAAACCG CAATTAACTCCGGATAATCTCCCTCCTGAAATCAAACCTTTTATCAGTGAAGATGTTGGAAATATTGCAAAACTTGCTACTGTTCTTTTAATTCACAAGAATTTGGGCCAG GACTCTGAATGGCATCCTTATATCAGCTGTCTTCCCCCGCAAGCCGAAATGCATAATACG ATATTTTGGAATGAAAGTGAGTTGGAGATGATTCGTCAAAGTTCAGTTTATCAGGAAACTATTTACCAAAAGTCTCAAATTGAAAAGGACTTTTTGGAAATCAAGCCT GTTTTTCAACCATTTTGTCAAAGTTTTGGAGATTTTACTTGGAAGGACTTCATGCACGCATGCACACTAG TTGGCTCTAGAGCATGGGGAAGCACAAAGGGTTTATCTCTG ATTCCATTTGCAGATTTCTTGAATCACGATGGGATTTCAGAAGCAATTGTAATGAGTGACGATGACAATAAATGCTCAGAA gTGTTCTCTGATCGTGATTATGTTCCTGGTGAACAG GTGCTTATAAGATATGGAAAGTTTTCAAATGCTACATTGATGCTGGACTTTGGTTTTACAATTCCATACAACATTTATGATCAG GTTCAGATCCAGTACGATATACCTAAGTATGATCCTCTGCGTCACACAAAATTGGAACTCTTGCAGCAATACTTTGTGCCTCCAACCAAAGATGCAAAGGGCTCAAAGTATTCCGTGAATTCCTTCGCAATCAA GGAGGTGAAGTCCGCTGGAGGAAAAGGGAAGGGTGTGCCGCAATCACTTCGTGCACTTGCTCGCGTTCTTTCTTGTACCACTCTTCAGG AGCTTAACCATTTGGTCATGGAGGCTGCGCAAACTGATGGTAGGCTGGCTAGGCACCCTTTACAGGATAGGATCAAAGAGATACAAGCACACAAGATGTTATCCTCCTTATTCATCCAATTAATTGGGGAGCACAATGCAACCATTACG TCATTAGATTCTTGCGATTCTTCATCCTCGAGTGAAAGACTTCCTGTTAGAAGACAAATGGCCCGAGATCTCTTACATGGCGAGCTTCACATTCTCAAATCTGCTTCTACCTGGCTGGAGAACTACTGTTTTTCCCTGACTTGA
- the LOC11440743 gene encoding uncharacterized protein, which produces MLRKGKDGFWRVLEPVRVIHNNKLVLLFIALFTTLPLSFLLFTLSITTHTLRSHIYHLEALALFTSTLMEARHVWHESRDNAVYLLRIRALFLLICLPLSLAAAVSSVHTTYNFIQGKSVTVNSVVTAVKENWKRPFVTAIFVYVILFVFSSVPRVISSAFTSPELRFIIMAIGFGFEVYLMGVMGLGMVVSVVEERTGLEAITVGSDLMRGKRLIFGWLLSGLFVLVSGFMNGRVEVLLEGTNSEISVWDETILICSYGFIVVFSYVVTTVFYCYSREQQPDCISLLD; this is translated from the coding sequence ATgttgagaaaaggaaaagatGGTTTTTGGAGAGTGTTAGAACCAGTGAGAGTTATTCACAACAACAAGCTCGTATTATTGTTCATCGCATTATTCACAACACTTCCACTCTCATTTCTCTTGTTCACACTCTCCATCACCACACACACCCTTCGTTCCCATATCTATCACCTCGAAGCCCTCGCTCTTTTCACCTCCACTCTCATGGAAGCGCGTCACGTCTGGCACGAATCACGTGACAACGCTGTTTATCTCCTCCGCATCAGAGCACTCTTCTTACTCATTTGCCTCCCTCTCTCCCTCGCCGCCGCCGTTTCATCCGTCCACACCACATACAACTTCATTCAAGGTAAATCGGTTACTGTTAACTCCGTTGTTACCGCCGTTAAAGAGAATTGGAAACGCCCGTTCGTCACCGCTATTTTTGTTTACGTCATACTTTTCGTATTCTCATCCGTGCCACGTGTCATCTCTTCGGCTTTCACATCACCTGAATTGCGATTCATTATTATGGCGATCGGGTTTGGTTTCGAGGTTTATTTGATGGGGGTCATGGGTTTGGGCATGGTGGTTTCCGTCGTTGAGGAAAGAACAGGGTTGGAAGCTATCACGGTCGGGTCGGATTTGATGCGGGGAAAGAGGTTAATATTTGGATGGTTACTTTCGGGTTTATTCGTTTTGGTTTCGGGTTTTATGAATGGGAGAGTGGAAGTGTTGTTGGAGGGTACGAATTCGGAGATAAGTGTTTGGGATGAAACGATTTTGATTTGTTCGTATGGGTTTATTGTAGTTTTCAGTTATGTTGTTACTACTGTATTTTATTGTTATAGTAGAGAACAACAACCCGATTGTATTTCACTTTTAGATTAG